GTCCTCACAGGGCTGATCCTGCCCCACCAGAGCCCATCAGCCCCCCGCCTCCTCCTGCCAGAGGCTGATTCCTCTGCCAGCACCCTTGGCCAGCTCCCACCTACCCACAGCCATCAGAGAGCCACAAACCCcgcaggtggggagggagcggagcCCACTGGGCCGACACCGCCCCGAGAGATCCTTGCTGagacccagccctgccagcccccaaGGGCTTCCTACTCCCCCACAGGGCCCCACAAGCAGAGCCAGCATGCTGCCCCCACAACACTCCCCAGGGCAGACCTGCaccggggcgggggctgggggggaggacaCACAGGGTCTGGGCCACTCACAGacctggagcagcagctgtcTGAACTCCTCATcgtcttcctcctccagctctgccGACAGCAGGGACTTGTCCGTCTGGGAGGCCATGGGCTCTGCTCCGGGGACGGGGCTGCAAAGCAGACAGAACTTCAGCCAGATGTCCCAGCTCCCGTGGTGTGGGAGCGAGGGCACgcacagcccccaacctgccccctaCCGCCATGGGCAGAGGGGCCCGCGGCCTCCCAAGCCAGGCCTGGTCCCTGCCAGCATGGCCtccggggcagggctggagcatgggGCACCAGGCCCGGCCACCTGCTGCAGGGAGCGGATTGGGGCACCGGGGGGCATTTGCCGCAGCCCCCCACGAGGCGTCACCACGCCAGGCTGTCGGTGCTGCCAGCCCAGGGTGCCCGGAGAGAGacggggggtgagtgggggggtgTCTCCCACCTGGCGATGCCCCCGCTACCGTGTCCTCCGGCCTGGAGAACTGCCAGCCCTGAGGAGACTGataccagcccccctccccgagccggggagagaacccaggagtccgggctcccggcctccccctccccgagccggggagagaacccaggagtccgggctcccggcctccccctccccgagccggggagagaacccaggagtcctagctcccggcctccccctccccgagccggggagagaacccaggagtccgggctcacGCCACCCCGCGGGCACTGACCCCTGCCCCTTGGCTCCCCGCCTCCCCGCGGCTATTGGCAACGGTGGCCCACGCCTGCGACGCCCGCTTCCGGGCGCGTTAAACCAACTTCCGGTGTCTGTTGCCACACTTCCGGTAAGGACAGTATCGCTTCCGGGGTAGGGTTTTTGCCTCACTTCCCGTCTTCCGCCACAATTGCCCTCACAGAGCGAGGCGGGACTTCCGGCGATTCACTTACTGGTTCTTTGTCAATTTCGGAGAGGCCCTTTCCGGCTTTTGGACGCCACACTTCCGGCTGCGGTCTGCCACACTTCCGGTCCCTCCGCAAAGCGGTTTTACCTTCTTCCGGCGGAAGTGACCGAACTAGGTCATGGCCCGTCCCCGAAACCCTAGTCTCTATGGTGCTCCGGAGGCCGGAAGTGGAGCTGGGTCCCTCCAGCGGCCAGGGGCGGGCTGCCTGGGGGCAGAGTCCTGCGGGAATCAATGGctggagctgcgggggggcgCCCGTCCGTGTGGGACATCTACAGCTCCATGGAGTATGGGCCTGCcccagagggggcggggcctgcccAGGtaaggccccccccgcccccacattgggagcccggactcctgggttctctccccggctctggaagCGGAGttgggggtctagtggttagagcaggggggtgctgggagccaggactcctgggttctctccccagctctgccccaggctgcgTTAAGTTGGTTGAGTCTCACACagctatgtgtgcctcagtttccccatgggcAGCGACAGCCCCGCTGGCTGCCTGGCCCTCGGCCAATGCAGAATTGCCGAGACAGCGAGATTCCACTTCCCCTTCCCtacccccaccagcagccctgaccTTGGCGTAGCTGAGCCAGCACGcggggtggggcgcggggggggggaacgtGCCTGCACTGCGCTGAGACCCCAGCCCCGGGCCTGTCCCACCTGGGTTTTTccactgcagccccagctctcGTCCTGCTGCGCGGACATCGGATCCAGAGCCAGGAGCTCGTcccttggtggggggggggcagtacaagaatagaacccaggtgtcctggtacCTGGTCACCTCCTCCGAGATCCCACTCCCTTTCCAGGACTagtaatagaacccaggagtcctggctcccagccccctgctctaaccactagaccccactcacagctcgggagagaacccaggactcctggctccctaATTTCCAGTCTTTAAAACAGGCCCCTCCATGTTAAAACACATCATAGTGGGCTTTGTAAGAGCTGGGATCCAATGATTGacaaccaggactcctgggttctgtctccagctctgaccctctgTGGCAGGTCCATTccccctctctgtacctcagtttccccgtccGTTTAATCAAACAGTGGGTAGCGTTTCATTTCAGCTCGCAGGGGTGCGTCTGCTATGCTGGACTAAGAATCAGAACGCAGCGATCCTGCTGGGAACACCCCCTGTCCCCGCCACAGcgggacccctcccctcccacacctgaatGGGCGTTCTGCAGAGAATCCCCCTTTTGCACTATAGGGCTTAGGACCCACGGTGGCCACGTTCTGCTTCCAGccactaaaccagtggttctcaaacttttgtactggtgacccctttcacatagcaaacctctgagtgcaaccccccccccataaattaaaaccactgttttataaatgctggaggcaaagcggtgtttggggtggaggctgaccggttgcgaccccccatgtaataacctcatgaccccctgaggggtcccgaccgccagtttgagaacccctgcactagagggCAGCGTGGAGCTGGTGGGTGTGCGATGTATTGTCGAGGGTCTGACGGTCCGTTCCAGGGGGTGTATttctcctgcttccccctccaACCCCAGGCCTGGCTGGAGACTCACGGTCGAAGCTTTGGGCATTTCGTGGCCGGCAAATGGTGGAAGCCGGAAGGCAGAGAAACCGCCAGCGACACCAACCCAGCCACAGGTTCAAGCCCAGACCCCGTGCGACGGCTGCGGCAGCTCACGGCATCTGACTCTGAAGGGTTAAACTGGAccttgaaggggggggggggcggggaatgggactGGGGGCCTCCCCCCGTAGGGGGCcgccggctcccatccagccccagggcggggggacTGACGGGCTCAAGGGGAccgggaatgggacacggggcctttgccctctagggggcgccggctcccatcccagctgtgggatTCAGCTCAGTTCtgagcagagtgtgtgtgtgtggggggggggggggggggggggggcagggagatctCTCCATGGGGCTCCCGGCCCCCTGGGCTGACCCCATTCCCCTCACCAGGGGAGCTGCTGGCCACCACCCTCCAGGGGGAGCCGGAGGACGTAGAGGCTGCTGTCCAAGCTGCCACGAAAGCCTTCGAAGCCTGGAGCCGCCTGCCGTGCCACGCCCGAGCCCGGCACCTGCACAAGTGAGCGCCGGCCGCGGGGGcgccggggggcgggaggggaggggggagggggcgtttgcttggggcagggggagaaacgCACCCGGTTTGGACGCGTGGTTCTGTCGCCACCTAGTGGCGGCAGCCTGCCGGGCGCCCGCGAAGCTGCCGCGGGGCCCCCCCTCCGGCCTGGCATGCTCGGGTCGTGGCtgaccccggcccctcccttctccagcaTGGCCCGGACCATCCAGAAACACCAGCGCCTGCTGGCGCTCCTGGAGAGCCTGGGTACCGGGAAGCCCATCGGGGAGGCCCGGGACCGGGACGCGCCCCTGGTCGTCCGACATTTCTACCACCACGCCGGCTGGGCCCAGCTCATGGGCACCGAGATGGGGGGCTGGAAGCCCCTGGGTGAGTATCTCGTCCCAGAGAGAAAGGGACCGCGGTGGGGTTCCCTCGCCCCGTGCTGGAGCCCCGCGCCTGTttacatgggggaaactgaggcacgatgTGGGAGCGGGGATTTTggactgcagcagggctcagCACAGAACCCAGAGGTCCTGGCTCCCTCCTGCAACTGCTTgacctcccctctgctcccagagccagggagagaacccaggagtcctgcctctccgcacccccctgctctaaccactagaccccactcccctcccagggccggggagagaacccaggagtcctgcctcgccgcaccccctccccctgctctaaccactagaccacactcccctcccagggccggggagagaacccaggagtcctggctccccgctTTGACCTCTCTCTctatctcctccccacccaggggtGGTCGCTGCTGTGGTTACCTGGAATTCCCCATTGCTGCCACTGGCCTGGAAAATCTGCCCAGCTCTGGCCATGGGTAGGTGTGGGGGGGTCgccccctctgtgccccccatGTGTGCTCCCTTGGGATCCCCTCGCCCCTCTTGGGGttcacccccccacctccatatttctatccccccagctcctcttggGGGGTGTCCCGTGGTTCTGagtccccccagcccctgtgtgTCTCCCCTtgagcttccccacagcccccttctAAGGGGAAGGGGTTGCCCAGCTGGGATCCCCCCCGTGATTGTTCCCGTCTGGGGGTCCCCCTGCTGTGAGCCCATTGCACCTTCCCCAGTGGTCCCCTCTGAAGCCCCCTCTCCCTTCTTTGGGGgttctcctgccctgagccccctgtgcCCCCATGTGTGGTTCCCCTCTGAAGCCCCCTGTATGGGGGTcccccttctctgagccccctgcagcccgtGCCCTGGGCCACCCATGTGtggtccccctctcccctctgtgGGGGTCCCCCTACCCTGAGGTCTCTGCGCCCCCCTCTTGACCCCCATCTACCCCCCCCAGGGAACACCATGGTTCTCCTTCCACCCCCCCGCGCCCGgctctctgccctgctgctggccgaGCTGGGGGCCCAGGCCGGTCTGCCCCCAGGGGTGCTGAATGTGCTGACGGGGGAGGGGGCGCTAGCCGGGGGGCTGGCTGCCCATCCCGGGGTGGATGCTGTGGCCGTGGCTGGCTCTGTGGAGGTATGTGTTTCCAGGCAGGGGGTGTCCCCCTGACTCCCATGTGCCTGAGGCCGGGTCCATGTGGGGGGTGGAAATGGGGGGCTGGTATCTTGGGGGGAAGCTGCCATGGTCTaggctggggggatgggagggggctctggagagCTGAGttgagggggagtggggggcccTGAAGGGAGGGGCTGCCGTGTCTTGGAGGGgcctggggtgtggggtctggggggagggggctgctatGGTCCATGGGGGTTTGGGAGGCTGGACCCtgtgggcgggggcggggaggctggggACCTAGGCCAttggggagggctgggctggtggagatgggggctgccctggccccattcccaacacccccctttcccctcccctcaggtGGGGCGCTCGCTGCGCCGCGCCACGGCCGGTGGGGGCCCCCGGCTCTCGCTGCAGCTGGGGGGGTGACACCCTGGCCGTCGTCTTCGACTCGGCCGACCTGGATGGAGCCGCTGTGGGGCTGAGCGACGCCGTGAGCTGCCAGCGGGGCCTGGTGAGCAGGGAGCGCAGCCTTCCCCTAGGGGGCGCCAGCTGGCGGGGAACGGGGcgcggggcctttcccctctagggggcgccggctcccatccggccccagggcagggactggctggctcaggggggcggggaacggggcgcggggcctgtcccctctagggggcgccagctcccatccggccccagggctgggcctggctggctcaggggggcagggaatggggcacagggcctttcccctctagggggcgccggctcccatccggccccagggctgggcctggctggctcaggggggcagggaatggggcacagggcctttcccctctagggggcgccggctcccatccggccccagggctgggcctggctggctcaggggggcagggaatggggcgcggggcctttcccctctagggggcgccggctcccatccggccccagggctgggcctggctggctcaggggggcagggaatggggcacagggcctttcccctctagggggcgccggctcccatccggccccagtgctgggcctggctggctcaggggggcagggaacagggcgcggggcctgtcccctctagggggcgccagctcccatccggccccagggctgggcctggctggctcaggggggcagggaatggggcacagggcctttcccctctagggggcgccggctcccatccggccccagggctgggcctggctggctgggggggggtggggaatggggcacagggcctttcccctctagggggcgccggctcccatccggccccagggcagggactggctggctcgggggggggggggggggggggggggggcggggaacaggcCCCCTCTGGATTGTGACTCTGTGGCCCCCTAGTGGCCGCAGCCTGCCTTGCGTGAGGGCCTgtgccctgcagggggcgccGGCGTGTCGTtaacccctttccccccaggcTCCCGGCGCCGGGGCGCTGCTCCTGGTGCAGGAGGCCGTGGCCGGGGCGCTGCTCCAGCGGCTGAAGACGCGGCTGGGGCAGCTGCGTGTGGGGGACCCGCTGGACAAGGCCATGGACGGGGGGGGCCCTGGCGGACGAAGCCCAGCGGGGCGCCATAGAGACCTACGTGGAGGAGGCCCGGGCAGAGGGGGCTGAGGTGAGGGGctgggtctagtgggtagagtggaggggtgcaggctgggagccaggactcctgggttccctctctGGCTccgggaaggggagtggggtctagtggtagGAGCGGGGGGTGTTGGgagccggactcctgggttctctccctggctccaggacgggagtggggtctagtggtcagagcaggggtgctgggagcccggactcctgggttctcttcccagctctggagaaggggagtggggtctagtggtcagagcaggggggctgggagcccggactcctgggttctctccccggctccgggacGGGGGTCTGTCTCTGAGGCTCGTGCTGCTGTCTCCCCACACACAGATTTTCCAGGCGTGGGCAGCGCTCCCGGCCCGAGGGCCCTTCTACCCCCCGACCCTGATCACCGGAGTGGCCAGCACCTCGCGCTGTGTCCGGGAGGAGGTAgggggcgcccccccccccacgccccacctGGGGGCCAACCCAGGCTCCCTCCGCCTGCCTGCTGGGGCATACATGGGGAAGTGGTGACCTCTGGTGGCCACGATCATAATTGCAGTTCTCTGCTTTCCCCCTCAGGTCTGCCTGCTGGGGAgagcaccccccactgagcccccggtccgctccctgcagcccagcgctccccgctgagccccccaccctgcagcccagcgccccccgctgagccccccaccctgcagcccagcgccccccgctgagccccccaccctgcagcccagtgccccccgctgagccccccaccccgcagcccagcgccccccgctgagccccccaccccgcagcccagtgccccccgctgagccccccaccccgcagcccagcgccccatGCTGAGCTCCGCAGCCCAGctacccccactgagcccctcaccccgcagcccagcgccccccgctgagccccccaccctgcagcccagtgccccccactgagccccccaccctgctccctgcagcccagcgctccctgctgagccccccgccctgctccccgcagcccagcgctccctgctgagccccccgccctgctccccacagcccagcgccccccgccccgctccccgcagcccagcgccccctcctgagccccccgccctgctccccgcagcccagcgccctctgctgagctccccgcagcccagcgccccccgctgagccccccgccctgctccccacagcccagcgccccccgctgtacccccagctccccccagcccagcgccccccactgtccccccagctccccccagcccagcgccccccactgtccccccagctccccacagcccagcgccccccgctgtccccccagctccccgcagcccagcgccccccgctgagcccccagccccgcttcccgcagcccagcgccccccgctgagccccccgccccgcagcccagcgccccccgctgagcccccggtccgctccctgcagcccagcgccccccgctgagccccccaccctgcagcccagtgccccccactgagccccccaccctgcagcccagcgccccccgctgagccccccaccccgcgccccgcagcccagcgccccctcctgagccccccgccc
This is a stretch of genomic DNA from Chelonia mydas isolate rCheMyd1 chromosome 23, rCheMyd1.pri.v2, whole genome shotgun sequence. It encodes these proteins:
- the ALDH16A1 gene encoding LOW QUALITY PROTEIN: aldehyde dehydrogenase family 16 member A1 (The sequence of the model RefSeq protein was modified relative to this genomic sequence to represent the inferred CDS: inserted 1 base in 1 codon; deleted 2 bases in 2 codons), which encodes MARPRNPSLYGAPEAGSGAGSLQRPGAGCLGAESCXESMAGAAGGRPSVWDIYSSMEYGPAPEGAGPAQAWLETHGRSFGHFVAGKWWKPEGRETASDTNPATGELLATTLQGEPEDVEAAVQAATKAFEAWSRLPCHARARHLHNMARTIQKHQRLLALLESLGTGKPIGEARDRDAPLVVRHFYHHAGWAQLMGTEMGGWKPLGVVAAVVTWNSPLLPLAWKICPALAMGNTMVLLPPPRARLSALLLAELGAQAGLPPGVLNVLTGEGALAGGLAAHPGVDAVAVAGSVEVGRSLRRATAGGGPRLSLQLGGDTLAVVFDSADLDGAAVGLSDAVSCQRGLAPGAGALLLVQEAVAGALLQRLKTRLGQLRVGDPLDKAMDGGALADEAQRGAIETYVEEARAEGAEIFQAWAALPARGPFYPPTLITGVASTSRCVREEILGPVLVVLPFRTAKEAVALGNHRPSGLAASVWTENLPLAMEVAQSLQVGTIWINGQNFFDAAAGVGGTKESGNGRDGGKEGLYEYVRPSWQSRSRPGPTELDYKTFAASYGADPPSVPGHSGVACPELEENMPRVDRTYKLYYGGAQKRPEGMASLPVLDPAGNVLAYVADGSAKDIRNAVEAAHKAAPGWGKRAAHTRAQVLYYVAENLELRREEVASRLGALTGAPPEEARREVDLGLERLFHWAAYCDKSGGVVQETPLHGTTLRLCQPLGVVGVACPDEHPLLSFLSLLAPAVARGNAVVMVPSPRYPLPALDLCQIFDTSDVPGGVVNIVTGNRDHLSRTLAQHQDVQAMWYFGSPQGSQFVEWASAGNLKRTWVSHGAPRRWEDPAQGAGEEFLYQATQCKNIWIPMGEIFAN